The genomic DNA atgcacttttcAGAGGTTTATTTTTTGGAATGGTAAATTCTTACATATCAGCAAACGTAAACACTGTTTACCCTCAGCAACGCAAGAGGGTTTCACTCTACGTCGAGCCCCACACTCACCTGTTTGCGAGGCTACGGAGGAAACGCAAACTGTTCCATCCAAGTGGACTTACACTGTCTGTATCAGGGCATGTGCTTCAGCTTAACCATGTTCACGAACGAATGACCTAACGGCGTGCAGCAACGTCCACTGGTGGCTGTCTTTGACCTGCGAAGCACACGAAGCGAAGAGGTGCAACGGACACACCTCGACCACGAAAGACTAAAAGACTAAAAGATGTCGCATCACGAACTGTACAGCTGCAGCCAGAATGCTTGTAATTAGAAATACGATATGCTCCCGAAGCAATACAACTGGTGTCAGTGACGGCAGCAGTCTGTCAAGGAAAGTTACCGTAAACCGTGCTTGatttactgctgttttaaaTTCACCTTTTACCACTGTGTATCATGACTTCATCAGTCGACAGAGGggatttttgttcattttgttttctttcttttattttaacagttTACCCAATGCCTTAtttattgttatgttttttgGATGTCTCAGGCAGATTGCCAGACCAGTATGatgtattttcagttttgtccttCTGTACATGAGCAGAAGTTTACAATAAAACAAGTACCCGTGATTTTAACGTGAGAAAGTTGTAAGTATTAAACTCTTTCCTCTGAAATATATTAACCGTTTTCATCTCCATCATCTCATGACAGGTATGATCAATTTGGATGTGTTTATTCTTTCCACATTTTATCATATATTAAATGCAATGCACATCACCTGCTGCCGGGTCTGTTGGAGAGCCCCGCCGGAGCACTCCAGTCTTAAGTGCCTTCCGTTGCAAATATAGATTTTGGGGAGATGCAAACAGCTTCTCATATTTTTACCTCAATACATTTATTATAAAGAATTTAGCTGACAACAGTCACAAAGGCTAGGAGGGTGAGGTCACACTAAGATTGAGGGAAAACACGTGACATAATCGGagcgtttctgggatgcttctCTCAGACCACAAATAGCTCTCTCACTCTCAGAGCTGTCGTCTGCAAGGTAACTCAACACCGCAGCCTTCAGCCTTGAAGCTCAGCGATGTCAAGTTCAGTGACACTCTGCACCAGGTGGTCAAACTCAGAATAGCCTCCACACGACTTCATCCAAATTCCTAAGACCAGTGTTGTCTAATAACTATAAAAATCAGCAGCGTCACTCATCGACTTTACGGGAACGCTTTACCgctgtttatttaaatttggCATGTTGAGAGATCAGTGCGTGTGGAGGACACGTGAGATTCACTAACAAGCAGGAATACAACACttctggctttaaaaaaaaccccttagATCGTTTTTAGGAATCTTCTCGAAGTTCCAAACAACATGGGACAGCATGGCTCCAAATCTTCCATTGAAGCCCGTGCGATTTTTCAGAGCGATGGCGCGGCGGACATGTGTCAGAAAGCGGACACATGCTCTACCCCAGGCTCAGTTGTCCGCTTTCAGAAGAAGGTGACCAATCACTCGGCCTGTCTTCACTCTTCCCCCCGGACAAGGCAGAAGTCAGAACTCGACTCTTGGCCCCTGCGTCGCCGTGACACCGGAGGACTGGTGTACGTGATGGATAACCCAACCGGCGGGGTGTGGGTGAAGCCGGAGGAGAAATGGTCCAGATCTTGatacaaaaaactgaaatacaaaTGATTTAATCAGTGGAATCAGTTAAGCATCTTACAGAGTAGCAGATGTTGTTGATTTATCTTCCTGCTGTGAGGTAAGCCTCCACTGTGCCCGCCCGCACTGCAGTGAGGTGGATTCAATCTATCTTCACCTTACCGAGGATTTGGCTGGACGGATCATTGAGATGAACGGATTTTTCTTTATTCTGTTTACATGTTCAGTGTTAGACTGAGAGGGAGATGGTGAGGGGAGGTGATTAGCCACCGAGTCTATGTCTTTGGGTGCTCTATTATTCTGAATGATGTGGAGTAAACAAAGGGAAGGGGCCTGGCTGTAGTGCTTTGGTCGATGGTGTCATGGTGAAACCTGCACCGTACCAATGGCTGACCAACCTTTATTGATTTTGTcccactttccttttttttattatttgacttttatttctgtttataatTACGCGTGTATGTGCTATACAACATACACGGGTattaaaatacaatattttaaaataacgATGGCATTTTGGATGTGATGGAGTGACCTTGATTTAGGACGGAATGTCCACAAGGGGTAAAAGCAAGATGTGCGTGACGTGACCTCAAGTTTACGATGTTTGGCTGCTTCTGGTTTTCTAGAAGCACTGGAATCTgagcagatttttttaatgtgcatgTCAGCGTGGAAACATCCACCTCATATTTAACACGGCTGACAAGCCGGTGTAGAAGTTGGTTTGAATACAAGAACTGTGTGTACGCAAACAGGAAGAGCTTCaacgttttatttatttatttatttatttatttatttatttatttatttatttaagtttttCTAGGTGTCACTTATTTAATTCCGTGATTGGACATGTCATTCAAATTTCGAAATGTTGTAACAGTTTGAGGCATCGCAGTCACTAAGGTACCTTCCACTACGGTccttttttaactttaactggTTTGGTGTAATTGGCtattatttagtttttaatatttaagtcTGTTTGAGTACCCGGTTTTGTTCTCAGTGCGCTTTTGACACTTTTACGAATGCACATTAGTCAGTCTGATATCTTCGGATAACAAACATAAAGTGATGGAATAAATGACCAATAAAAGTGTAACTGGGGAACAGGAAACTTTGCCCTCTGGTGTGACGCCTTATCGGAACACAGTGCCTTAGCAGGGAACTAATGGCTTATCCATTAAACCTCGGTAAACGCACTAAGCAAACACCGCGTCAGACGGGCACAGTGCGGAGGATGTGCCTGTCCCACGTCAGTTAACAGCCTTTGTATCTGTGCTTCACCATGGGATCATGGGTTTCCAAACCTCAAGTGCAAGTTCTTCTGCTGGGTCTGGACAACGCTGGAAAATCGACTCTCCTCTACAAACTGAAGCACAACACTTGTGTCAGCACCGTCCCTACCATTGGCTTCAACGTGGAAATGCTCGAGGCCAgaaagaacaggaaaaaaattgcTATAACGATCTGGGATGTCGGCGGTCAAGGGAAGATGCGCGACCACTGGCCGGATTTCTACCAGAACGCTGGAGCTATCGTGTTCGTCGTGGACAGCGCCGACCAGGAGCGCCTGAACGAGGCGCAAATGGAGCTGGAAAGAACTCTGAGAAATGATGAGCTCCGGGGCCGTCCGCTGATTCTTCTCGCCAACAAACAGGACGTCGACGGCGCGCTGAATGTCACTGAAATGAAGGACAGATTCAATATGAGAAAGATCTGCCAGGAGCGGGATTGTTTCGTTCAGCCATGCTCTGCGTCGACGGGATTTGGAGTTGAGGAGGCCTTTAAACGAGTGGTCCAAGTGGTCAAACTCCCGTTAGAGCCCGGTGCAGTGAAAGACAATATCAAGGATACAGTGCACTACCTCAGAACAAACagcaaacattaacatttatttataagcaATGTGTTATTTGACAATATAACGAATGCGCTCTGACACTACCTTCTGCTTTAATTCCTTTATATCAACAATAAATCGTATTTAaataaatgccatgttttggTTACATTTCTATGATTCTTACGCCCACGGAGACATGCACTAATCATATAAACAGGTAAGCTGTTTATTGGGTGTGCATTTAGAAATTGTATCACTGCATATCCATATCTCCTTTTAATTATTAAACGCAATTCTGTTATCTCACAGTCGTGTATCTCACTGACAGCATTGTCAACCCAGGGGAAAAGCGCAACAAAGACAAGTGCAAATAGGTTTGGATGATTTAGTTGTGTTGCACTGACTCTCGGTTGTAAACAGTCTCCTTTGGCTAGTGTTTCATTTCACTTATGTAAGAAATGATAGATGCTGATAATCCACTGATTAGCTTTTCGCTTTCTAAATGGCTAGTCTGCAAAAACACAATCTAAATGTGGTAAATGCTGACTGTAATCATTTTACTAGGCTGTATTAGAGTCTGACTGATTAAAGAGCAGATACTGTAGGCTTGGCAAACCCAAaattgttgttcttgttttttgttttctttgtctttgttatGTCATATCACATCTAATCTATGAAGCATTAGATGTGATATGATAATAAATCGAGCCTCAGTGCTGAGAGTATTTAGCAGAAAATTAAGCTAAACCTGAACACTCACTTGGGCacacttttttggggggaagaAATGGAGGAATTGGATCAAAACATTTTccagaggcatacagttcaggTTGTATGGAAATTCACCTGGCGATATCATGTGCGTTCTTCTCCAAAAAGGCGCAATATAGTGACAAATATCTCGAATATCGAATACTTGAATCTATAGTGCTACGTGTTTGTGCCTTGTAGCTTGTCCGTCACAGGATTCCAGTCGTCGATCTCTTTCCGTCCCGAACCGTCTCCTCATATGTCGGCAGATGTTTGCATTCATCGTATGTTGGCAAATGCGCAGCGGCAGCTGGATCCGCCGAACTGTCCGGTGTCCAGCTCTCCGGTGTACAGCTCTCCATAAGCATTTCTTGCGATGTGGTGGCCGCTGGCTGTCCATTTTGAGGTGGGGTGTCCTGCCTTGATCTTGAACACAGCACCCTCTGGACAAAGTATCCCAACGCaaagagaagcagcagaatAAGTATTCCAGAAAGTTTTCGGGTGACCATGGCGATGCTGTAGTACGTATAGTTCACCAACTCCGGGCAACAGGTGACAACAGAGGTGTTGTTTCCCTGCGTGCAGCATATCTGATCATTTCTGCAAAGGACGTCTCCGCATCTCCGGCTGCAATAAACAACCGTGCGAACAAAAAGGCAAGTAGTGAACAACGCCAGCAGTTGGTTTCTGAGGGAAAACATCGCCGATGTGTTCAACGGGATAAAGCAACCCAGTGAGAGACAACAGCTAAAGCCCTGAAACAGGATGCAGGCGAGACGACGCAAATGCCCGGACTGAAACACTGACGCAGAGCATTATCCACTCACCGCATCCCCAGAGCATGGATAAAACGACGGACCAGGGTGGGTAATCAACAATCTTAAGTCTACGTATTAACAGTACCAATCGGCAGATGATAAACTGTAAGCATTCCCCGACTGAAAACGATCAGGCAGAGATCTGGACTTGCATCTGTAACCCCTGCAACGCATGAATATGCTAATAAAGCAGCGGCACTGAACTCCTAAGTGCTACTTCAGTGCGCTCCTGATTTGTTATGCACTTAGCAGGTTTATTGGTTCAGCAACTCGTAAACAGCATACATATAGTGGCTTGTTCATCTGATATGCAAGTAAACAGGCGCCCGGGAAATCGACAAGTCGTGTCAGAAAGGCTGAAGAATGGCAATTAATCACGGAGATGGGAGGGGACGCTGAAAACAAAGTGGCCCGCGCAGACTGTTTCAGCACCGCGGACAGCGCTCATCACGCCCACCGAGGACAACAACAAGGGGCGCTGTCCGAGATGCTGACACCACAAAATCCAAAGAGCATAAATGCTCCACTTGGCACGAGCGCAAAGATTTTTCCATTTGCAATATTAATACCACTTTGCGTACATCAAGGGGTCAAGCCAGGCCATCCCCTTAAAAGGCCGCAATGTTCAGCGGACGTCCATTTAAGATGATCCGTACATGATGCAATAAGTGCTACTAGGGAAGTGCTGCTCTTGGAAGGTGTTTGCCAAAACTCTAAAAGGCTGCTACACAAAAGCACAGATGTGACACTTTCTAAtgtttattaaacatatttactGGTAGTGTAAAGCTGCTCTTTTATgaataaaaagttaaaagacAAAGATGCAACAGTTTTAGTAATCCATCTCTCCAGGGAGCTGTGACTAATGCGTTACTGGATATGTCTGAAAAGCCAAGATTTTATATTGCATCAAATACCCCTCATTGTGACAATAATGTGGTTACATGAGTAGGCTGAGGGTAGTAATGGAAGGAAGCGCTCTCTAATAGCATGTCTGCATATCTCCTTAATTGATAATGGTTGGCATGTTAGATGAATCTTTACAGCTGGCAAAAGGATGCATTGTTTGTGTTCAAGTACACAAGCAATGCATCCTTTTGACATCCACTTCTGTTGCTCGGGGCTAATGAGCTTGAGTGCTTAAAAACCCGATGCTAATTAAATTGTTTGCTAGCTCCATATCAAGTTCACAGACTGAAAATTACAGGATGTTGGAGATTTGTTCATGTTTGTTGTCTATATAGCAGCTGAAGCAAAGAGTTATTTGTAGTagaaaaatacataatttaaagAAACTAATGGCAAGCAGCACACACTTAAATGGCTGGAGAAGTTCAGACAAAACTTTATTCGAAAAATGTAACAGGCCTGATTGTGTTCTAGTGCAGAGGATGATCCGCATTCATGGGGTTTGTGTACAGTATCCACAACATGTTTGTAACGTTCAAGTCAGCAgagaaatctttattttaatcCTCACTCTCCAGTAAAGCATCCCGAGTCTCAGGTGGTCTTGTTTGAAACTACTGTTTTTGGATCTGCTAAACTTGTGATATGGTTACTGAACGGCAACACAGTTAAGGGTCCCAGCTGCAGTCTCCctgtaaaaacaggaaaaaataaaatacagatcaGTGTCTCACTCAGGTTTCTTTGAGCTCCACTCAAGGTTTAATTATTAAATCTCTGAAATACAAGTTCAACAGCAATCCAATTTTAATGAAAAGGTGTTTAATAGCAGAAACCCACTGACTTAAGATTGTACTCACGTGCTACATAGTCTGTTCCTCCCTTCATTAATTTAGCAGAGGATTGCTCATGTTTTGTGTGCCTGCGCTGGTGTAATCTTGGACGGAAATGGACGTAAGTTGCTGGATGATGTTTGGGTCTGTTCTGGACTAAACCTTCCAGTGAAGACAAGGTGGGCCTTGCTTTGGCATTCATAGTAGTTTTAGGAGGTTGGGTGGACTGAGTTTCTTCAACCTGGTGGGCAATATTACAGCTCCTACATGCCTCATCATTCCCGTCGACTGAACGCCACCTGGATAATGTAAAATTTTACatgtgtaaaataaaattacgCATCTGTGAAATCTGatatataacaaaataaatatattgtaCTTCAATAAGATTTTAGAGAGGAAAATACTTTCAGATGACATTGTTTTAATTATGTCCATCATGACTTATTTTCTGATAACATGGTAGCGCAAATGGACAACTGACCATTGCTGCACATAAAAATGACATGATTTTGGTACCTGTTCTCAGTTAAAGAGCAGGCCCGGTTTTGTGAGGTGGCAGTCATTGTGGCTGGAACAGCCTTTACATGGCAGGTTATATAAACCTGTGGATGAGACAAAAGTTGGGGACATAATTTGGCCAAAGACAATTTTGCCTCAACAAATGCAGTTTCCCCTTCTCAAAATGCTCTGCTAGATCTTTGttgcagccaccttcagctgctgctggtttgCATTTCTCTGCATTCAGTTTTGTCTGCAGTAACTCAAAAATCATAatctgctgggttgagattaaGTCACTAACGTCGCCACTGCAGAACAGCCATCCCACTTCTTTGCTCTGAGAAACTCTTGAGTAGCTTCTACAGTATGCTTTAGGTCATCTGTCTAAAGACATGGCCCAATGATGGCTACCTTCATATGCACAGACATTTCTTTGGCCCTTATATTTAAACTTATAGTGAAAAGAAAACTCAACAATTTAAATCAGCTTCAGATATTATGTCTccatttttcataaaaacaaagaggGAGCACGCCAcatggtcaaaaaaaaaaaaaaaaaaaaaacaaacagcctgttGGCCAAGTGTGCAACTACATATAAAATTATTGTAATTCTTAAACAATAATGCAAAAATTTGGGTGAAACCCTTGAATTAGAGCCAAAAGCCTGCATTTCAATCGCACATTGATttaaaaatccactgtggtgttgtaaagaagcaaaactacaaaaatagcAAGTTTGGTTTGACAAATTATGGATCCAACTGCATATTACAGTAAAATACACATGTACACATGTACTGTGGAAAGCCATTATTTACTATCAACCTGGTTGCTGGGTGCTTGGTAAAAAATGAAGGCATCTAGCTGGAATCTCAGCTTGTGTTCCTCGGTTCTTGGTAGAAAGCGCGAGCTGGAGTTTGTCAGGTAAGCGTCAGTAAGACATCtgttatgtaaaaaaacaaagacaatttaaaaatgaaagcctATGCCATGATATGAGTTTTACTATATGTAAATATAGGAATCTTTATTGAGAATTAAAGATTTAGTAGTAGAACTCACCCATGCTCAACAAAATCATATCTTAATGCTACGTCTGCATCAGGAGTTGCTGTGCCAACACAATGGTCAATGTACACTCGCAGGGGCATGTGGTTACCAATAACAGCAGAGACTTCAAAATGAATCGAGTCACCAAGGAAATATGTATAAGACCCCCTCTGAAACATCCAATCATCTGCAAAGATggcaacaatttaaaaaaaataataaaataaagtacacATAACCCTCTAATGAATATTTCTAAAACCTGTGATGGCATTTTAAAGACGAATCTTTATGTGGTGACGTTAAGTATGACTCTTAGCAATAGCAGAACAATGTTTCATGGCTGGCATCCTTGTAATACCGGTCATGAGAAGCAGATGAAAGTCTATCTGGTCTTCTGCTGAAGCTGTTGCAACAAGTGGAACCCAGGTGGGATGCAGGGAAACGCCACCTACAGAATACTTCCTGAAAACAGACATAgatttcacacagacacacagatttCTACAGCACACTGCAAACCTCT from Pelmatolapia mariae isolate MD_Pm_ZW linkage group LG18, Pm_UMD_F_2, whole genome shotgun sequence includes the following:
- the LOC134617166 gene encoding zona pellucida sperm-binding protein 3-like, with amino-acid sequence MDCYLHGLVSWCFIVFYSVCAFAESSRLVHSSESSVTNSFSQGGTYGRIQPQFGAVKQKPSTELRERPRPVTVNCQPDAIEVVVQADMFDTGLQVDGGHLRLGSDSAGEERVCGAVPSGEAEFTIRAQLVDCGTKLSSTKEKLIYANVLVYSPEPSSDGLLRLDGAAIPVECHYKKKYSVGGVSLHPTWVPLVATASAEDQIDFHLLLMTDDWMFQRGSYTYFLGDSIHFEVSAVIGNHMPLRVYIDHCVGTATPDADVALRYDFVEHGCLTDAYLTNSSSRFLPRTEEHKLRFQLDAFIFYQAPSNQVYITCHVKAVPATMTATSQNRACSLTENRWRSVDGNDEACRSCNIAHQVEETQSTQPPKTTMNAKARPTLSSLEGLVQNRPKHHPATYVHFRPRLHQRRHTKHEQSSAKLMKGGTDYVARRLQLGPLTVLPFSNHITSLADPKTVVSNKTT
- the arl14 gene encoding ADP-ribosylation factor-like protein 14, translated to MGSWVSKPQVQVLLLGLDNAGKSTLLYKLKHNTCVSTVPTIGFNVEMLEARKNRKKIAITIWDVGGQGKMRDHWPDFYQNAGAIVFVVDSADQERLNEAQMELERTLRNDELRGRPLILLANKQDVDGALNVTEMKDRFNMRKICQERDCFVQPCSASTGFGVEEAFKRVVQVVKLPLEPGAVKDNIKDTVHYLRTNSKH